From the genome of Vigna angularis cultivar LongXiaoDou No.4 chromosome 11, ASM1680809v1, whole genome shotgun sequence, one region includes:
- the LOC108333328 gene encoding uncharacterized protein C24B11.05, with protein MENGDQFQGISNAKYDCLLFDLDDTLYPLSSGMAEHVKKNIQEYMLQKLGIPEAKVPELCFSLYKTYGTTMAGLKAIGYDFDYDDFHSFVHGRLPYDILKPDPVLRGVLLSLPIRKIIFTNSDEAHASRVLRRLGLEDCFERVICFETLNSSNEDGSERKPSSTGVFDFYEYIHSPDSDVVLPRTPVVCKPSQDAFEKVFSIADIDPRRTLFFDDSLRNLQTGKSVGLHTVLVGNSVRTTGVDHALESIHNMKEAFPELWESDEKPESVECSRKISIETSVVA; from the exons ATGGAGAACGGGGATCAGTTCCAGGGGATTTCCAATGCGAAATACGATTGTCTTTTATTTG ATCTTGATGATACCCTTTATCCTTTGAGTTCTGGAATGGCTGAGCACGTGAAGAAAAATATCCAGG AGTACATGCTTCAAAAGCTTGGGATACCAGAGGCTAAAGTTCCTGAATTGTGCTTTTCCTTATACAAGACTTATGGTACAACCATGGCTGGTCTCAAG GCTATTGGCTATGACTTTGACTATGATGACTTTCATAG CTTTGTTCATGGGAGATTGCCATATGATATACTGAAACCTGACCCTGTTCTGAGGGGAGTTTTGCTGAGCTTGCCTATTAGAAAAATT atttttaCGAACTCAGACGAGGCCCATGCTAGTAGAGTGCTTCGCAGGCTTGGATTGGAGGATTGTTTTGAAAGAGTTATATGCTTTGAGACCCTGAATTCCTCCAATGAAGATGGCAGTGAACGTAAACCAAGTTCCACAGGGGTTTTTGATTTTTATGAATACATTCATAGTCCTGATTCTGATGTAGTGCTTCCACGGACCCCGGTTGTATGTAAACCCTCTCAAGATGCATTTGAAAAGGTTTTCAGTATAGCAGATATAGACCCTCGAAGGACA TTATTCTTTGATGACAGTCTCCGCAATTTACAAACGGGCAAATCCGTAGGCCTTCACACAGTCTTG GTGGGAAATTCTGTTAGAACTACGGGAGTGGATCATGCCTTAGAGAGCATCCATAATATGAAAGAGGCATTTCCAGAACTGTGGGAAAGCGATGAGAAGCCTGAAAGTGTGGAGTGTTCTAGAAAGATTTCGATTGAGACATCAGTAGTAGCTTAA
- the LOC108333051 gene encoding uncharacterized protein LOC108333051, translating to MAYYGNDRCGTFEQYYRCYPVSFIDKSHLEKGDKIIMPPSALDRLASLHIEYPMLFQLINPSAERVTHCGVLEFVADEGIIYIPYWMMENMLLQEGDLLYVKNTNLTKATYVKLQPHTKDFLDIYNPKAILETSLRSYSCLTTGDTIMVQYNKKKYYIDVVGTRPSPAVSIIETDCEVDFAPPLDYKEPKKQAKVDRRRPKVEDEPPKKIARFNSFSGFSRRLDGKASLEPVEQTSLPELKQKQYHKEINNSDAKPTNTASHGALGKLVLKSNATTSSNKATPKVSQESQCQDKSQEEGDPKFKPFIPFSGSGRRLGGKTSAHPVEVASFPELHQKETDKEMKDSDSKPVNIASRMASGKLVCGINAASSSCQATSKTSHENKWQEKFLEEEDPKYKPFIPFSGMGRRLGGKASTRTVEETSRPKLKHKETDKEMKNSDSKPTNTASCRSSENLVFGSNVTTSSFQATPKFNPGNKSQEKSQKEEQLKFKPFTGKKHTLMD from the exons ATG GCGTATTACGGAAATGATCGATGTGGAACCTTTGAACAGTATTATCGCTGTTATCCTGTCTCCTTCATCGACAAG TCACATCTGGAAAAGGGTGATAAAA TTATCATGCCTCCCTCAGCCCTTGATCGCCTCG CATCTTTGCACATAGAGTACCCTATGTTATTTCAACTTATTAATCCTTCTGCTGAAAGAGTTACACATTGTGGGGTGCTAGAATTCGTAGCTGATGAAGGGATCATATATATACCATACTGG ATGATGGAAAATATGCTCCTCCAAGAGGGAGACCTTTTATATGTGAAAAACACCAACCTTACAAAAGCAACTTATGTGAAGCTGCAGCCTCACACAAAGGATTTTTTAGATATCTACAATCCAAAAGCCAT CTTAGAGACTTCACTGAGGAGTTACTCATGCTTAACAACTGGGGACACTATAATGGTTCAATACAACAAGAAGAAGTATTACATTGACGTTGTTGGAACTCGACCCTCTCCTGCAGTCAGTATAATTGAAACTGACTGTGAAGTTGATTTTGCTCCGCCACTTGATTATAAAGAACCTAAGAAACAAGCCAAAGTTGACAGGAGAAGACCAAAGG TTGAAGATGAGCCGCCAAAAAAGATTGCCCGGTTCAATTCATTTTCTGGTTTTTCAAGACGCTTGGATGGTAAAGCCTCGTTAGAACCAGTTGAACAAACATCCCTTCCGGAGTTAAAGCAGAAACAATATCACAAAGAAATCAATAATTCAGACGCTAAGCCAACAAATACTGCGTCTCATGGAGCTTTGGGAAAGCTGGTGTTAAAGTCAAATGCAACTACATCTAGCAATAAAGCAACACCTAAG gtttctCAAGAAAGTCAATGTCAAGACAAATCCCAGGAGGAGGGAGATCCAAAATTCAAACCTTTCATTCCCTTTTCTGGTTCTGGAAGACGTTTGGGTGGTAAAACCTCAGCACACCCAGTTGAAGTAGCATCCTTTCCTGAATTACATCAGAAAGAAACTGACAAAGAAATGAAGGATTCTGATTCTAAGCCAGTAAATATTGCGTCTCGTATGGCTTCTGGAAAGCTTGTGTGTGGGATAAATGCAGCTTCATCTAGCTGTCAAGCAACATCTAAG aCTTCTCATGAAAACAAATGGCAAGAGAAATTTCTAGAGGAAGAAGATCCAAAATACAAGCCTTTCATTCCGTTCTCTGGAATGGGAAGACGTTTGGGTGGTAAAGCCTCAACACGAACAGTTGAAGAAACATCCCGTCCAAAGCTAAAGCACAAAGAAACTGACAAAGAAATGAAGAATTCTGATTCTAAGCCAACAAATACTGCGTCATGTAGATCTTCTGAAAATCTTGTGTTTGGATCCAATGTAACTACGTCTAGCTTTCAAGCAACACCTAAG TTTAATCCAGGAAACAAAAGTCAAGAGAAATCCCAAAAGGAAGAACAGCTAAAGTTCAAGCCTTTCACTGGAAAGAAGCATACGTTAATGGATTGA
- the LOC108333249 gene encoding uncharacterized protein LOC108333249, producing MARRELSSTLKNLKFMQRAAVREEKTKREEDIKPDVSIITTPTTVTRKCVVIMEGDPHPGALKGRMSFQSFNPSVDKLNEEEARLRQPAAETTVSRNQNASVSVRENNFSVESPESVNVNKKNVEVNGNVKRKQSEVVSEAQYPNKSPKSDHDDKKSLPSSSLGTFKKPGGDKLDWNVLRPSSVNQSR from the exons ATGGCGAGGCGAGAGCTTTCGAGCACGTTGAAGAACTTGAAG TTCATGCAAAGGGCGGCTGTGAGGGAGGAGAAAACCAAGAGAGAAGAAGATATCAAACCGGATGTCAGTATTATTACTACTCCTACAACAGTGACTAGAAAGTG TGTTGTTATAATGGAAGGTGATCCTCATCCTGGAGCACTTAAAGGTCGAATGTCATTTCAAAGTTTTAATCCTTCTGTTGAT aaattaaatgaGGAAGAAGCAAGATTACGTCAGCCAGCAGCTGAAACTACTGTTTCTAGAAATCAAAATGCAAGCGTCTCTGTCAG agaaaataatttttcagtTGAAAGTCCAGAAAGTGTCAACGTTAACAAAAAGAACGTGGAGGTTAACGGCAATGTTAAAAGGAAACAATCTGAAGTAGTTAGTGAAGCACAATATCCTAACAAATCACCAAAGAGTGATCATGATGATAAGAAATCATTGCCAAGCTCTAGTTTGGGCACTTTTAAAAAACCTGGTGGAGATAAGCTGGACTGGAATGTTCTTAGACCATCAAGTGTCAATCAAAGTAGATGA